ACATAAGTTCTACCGGGTTGCCagcaatttcttcaaattgaaTTCCGTGACTTTCAACAAAGCCTCGAAATTCGGAATGTGTTATGATCACCACTTGGTGGCCTTCTTTGATCAAACCCTTACCGAGGGCAATATAGGGTTGAACGTCGCCTCTTGAACCAATTGTGAGTAGTCCAAACTTATAACTTTTGTTTGGTGTTATGCTTGTCTTATAGTGCGgattttcatcaatcatTAACGGTACCTCAAACCCCTCTGCATTAATTTTGTCTTCGAACAGCTTTAGCTTCGCTGAATCGGGATTATGCTGTACATCACCAATCGAAGTAGATGAGAGATTTGATCCTTCTCCACTGCTTGCATATATGCTATCCAAGAGCTTTAGAATAATGCATTCAATATCATCTCTCGCTACTTCAGTactaaattcaaaaaatagtTCTTCATGACCATGAATCACGACAACGAGTACGAAATAGCCAAATCGAAAGCCCTGTTCTTTGTAACATGTCTCTACATCAACCAATGGCAAAATCATATGTGTATTAGAGCCTGGTAACAAGGATCTGAAGCATATAGTATCATGGGATACGTAAATTTTACCATAAACGGGTACATTTCTATTCAGGTACGTGTAATAGGTACTGATTAGAGTTTTGTCCTTattgaacttgaaatgGTACCTGAATCGTTCATTGGCAGACACCTCCTCTGCTACTTTTATTAAATACGtatcatttttctcaaacTCAATGCATTCGTTCCGATAATGTATTGGTTTAGCAGCCCACATCTCagcaaaatttttgagatGACTTGGTTTCCAATCCATGATTTGTTCCTGATTGTCTTCTTGTTCGTGCACCTGAATTGTGGAATGCACGGAGGAGTCTATATCATCAGTCGCATCCTTGTATATTTCTTCCACATCCTCTATTTGCGAGTCTTCAAGGAGTTTGGCCCTACGAAACCAACTATTACTTCTTCCTCTGAATCTAAATCTACTCTTCTTACCATTTTCGGAAGAAGGTACTGCTGAATTTGGAACATTCAAATATCTCGAATCCttgttttcatctttttcaactttttgatCTTCAGCCGGGGCTGGAGCCtccttttcatcaattGATTTTACATTTTTAGAAGGACTATCATTATAAAGTGTATTAACACCAGATTTCTGCAACGTAGTTAATTGTTGGCAAAGACTGTCCTTGATCTGGCTGCCGGACCCGTCCatgaaaacaaacatgAAGTCATCGATGGCGTAAGTATGTGAACTTTCCAAAGCCCTTAACCTTAAAGTCAAAGCTTTATTGACAATAGGTTGATCATCTATTTCTATAATGTTTGGCAGTggaattttcaaacttaTCGAATTGTTTTCCGAATTCTGGGCTGCAAATTGCTCCTTCTTCAAAGCGTTCACCCATGATTTAGCGGAAAAATCTGAATCTGCACTGAACTTGAAtatgttttcatttgtgGAAAGCTTGAAAGTTTTTACTGTATTCCCGTTCAGggtatttttttgtgtttcgattttttggaCTTCTCTCAAATCTATGGTTAAAACAGGAAAATACAGTTCAGTGGATGAGGTATACattgaaaacaaatgaTTTTTCAGCACACACCAATACCTAGTAGATCGAATGAGTTTTGTCCTAATGTTCAGGTTTCCAGACATTTTAACAGACCGAGGGTTCTTGGGCAGATATgcaaaaaagaggaaatgcTTCATCGTGATGAAAATATGGCCTTGAACCAACACATCTTTAAGTAGCCATGCTGGgaaatcattcaaaaagGGTTCTTGTTCGTCCAGGCAAAAGCGCTGCCTTAGTTTAGTAACGTTGTCCTTcgataatttttctctaGTTACTGAAAAGTCGAATAATGttggttttcttttatcCGATCCTGACGGCACTTCTGGACTCACTTCACTTTTGaggttttcctttttgctttttaCTTCATTCTTACCCAGCTTCACTTGGCTACTTTCATTGGACTCAGATTCTTCAGAGTCAATCTGGGCCAGGGCATTCATCTCTTGAGCATTGTTCATACCAGCATACACACTCGCAGTCGTTAAAAGACCAGCGATGCTTTTCATCATGTACTTCGATTTTGCCAAATCATCCGCGTTGTCGTTATTGTAACCATTATCAGCATCATTGTCATACGCTTCACTAAGTCTCCCTTGCAAGTCATGCTGTTCAGCTGAATCTATCGATGAACCACTGCTTGACCTGCCCCGCCAGTGCTTGAGCTTTGAAAGCGATCTGGAAAGACGATGATGTTTAAGGGGGGTTTCCTGTTTAGATGCCTTATCAGGCACCAGCGAGATACTTGGTTTCGAGCCCGCTTCGCCATTAGAAGCTGATATAACTTGAGTAATGGGCATCCTTTCTGAAGCTATGCAGTTTCACACCAAAGCATAAAGCAATATTGAACCTTAGAAAATTGCTTTTCGACGGTCATGCCTTAACAATGGCAAGTATTTACTTTCCGATCTGCTCTTTCTGTTGGATTAGtcccttttttcttttttgatattaCTATTATAATCGCTTAGCCATGACCTAATTTCGAATTCGGTCATGGCTATGAAAATagacctttttttcaacaaccCTAAAACCTTTATGGTCGTTGTTCGTCCTGATTGGGTAAAATGTAAACATTACCTTTTGGgaaataaatcaaaaagaattcaaattAACCAATTGGCAAGGAAGCTCGATGcagaaatattttggatGTGAAGGATCTCTATTCCCGACTTTGTGAATTTTCTCGAGCAGATTCGATTACTTTTGTGCTATTTCTAGTTTTATTCAGGACAAGTTGTTATAGGTGGAAATTTTGCCCATCTggatcatttttttcaatacgCCATCAAAGTCTACCTTCGATTAACAATCTTGGCcgatttgaaagaacctAGGCATAGGGACTATTGTTTTTTGACTAGTTTAGaaataacaagaaaagttAAGGGGAAGgcacttcttcttcaacaataACAGAGGAGAGGAACCATTTGTGAAATCTTCCATTCAACCTAGTTATTTTCGACTCCAACTACTTTACGCTCGTTTTCAATCCGTTATCTTTaattgttcttcttttttccacctAAGTCTTAGCCTGTATTCGTTGGCAAATCAAAAGGAGGGAAGTAAGTGAACTCAAATCActtagaaaaaatgaactcTCCCACAATGAAATCAGAACAACTTACTCCAAAACTTTCACCGATGTCCTTTTGCCtagatgataaaaaaaatgcaggcagttttcaaaatctaCTAAATTCACCCACAAAGCTGAAATTGGAAACTGGTTCAATTAGTAACTCCTTGTTATATCCAACGTCGCTTTCTAAATTGAGCGAGCTGTCACGGGGTGGACGTTCCAAACAAAGGAGAGGTTCTGACACAATGAGGTCGGTATCTCCTATTAGATTCCAGTTTTTAAATAATACTCCAAAGATGCTGAAACCGGAGTATCTATCTCAAACAACCAATAATTTGCCATTGTTATCAGCCCTGTTGAAAAATAGCAAGAAAACTCCAAAAGCAAATACTGGGGAGGACGGCAGTCTAAATCCTGATCACTTGAATATAGAGAAAACTATCATTAAGCAAACAATCAAGGACAAACTAGAGCAGTTGCGCAATGCAGAACACGCTGTCCCAGTCCAAAacaaagaacaaaagacCATGCCGCTCGAAACAATTTATTATGCAGAGGAGCCAACTCCGCAAGAGAAGCCTGAAAATTCGGTTTCTTTATACACAACTGTTCCTGCACCTGCTTTGGAAAATCATTCAATGCCCAGTATATCTAACGGATCCACCCACTACTCGCACACTGAAGTAAGCGAGCTGCCTAAGGATCTAAACTTGGATAACCTGCCCACCGACAAAAATGGATTTGTTCAATACGGTCCCAAaag
This genomic window from Saccharomyces kudriavzevii IFO 1802 strain IFO1802 genome assembly, chromosome: 12 contains:
- the ATG26 gene encoding sterol 3-beta-glucosyltransferase (similar to Saccharomyces cerevisiae ATG26 (YLR189C); ancestral locus Anc_1.69); translation: MPITQVISASNGEAGSKPSISLVPDKASKQETPLKHHRLSRSLSKLKHWRGRSSSGSSIDSAEQHDLQGRLSEAYDNDADNGYNNDNADDLAKSKYMMKSIAGLLTTASVYAGMNNAQEMNALAQIDSEESESNESSQVKLGKNEVKSKKENLKSEVSPEVPSGSDKRKPTLFDFSVTREKLSKDNVTKLRQRFCLDEQEPFLNDFPAWLLKDVLVQGHIFITMKHFLFFAYLPKNPRSVKMSGNLNIRTKLIRSTRYWCVLKNHLFSMYTSSTELYFPVLTIDLREVQKIETQKNTLNGNTVKTFKLSTNENIFKFSADSDFSAKSWVNALKKEQFAAQNSENNSISLKIPLPNIIEIDDQPIVNKALTLRLRALESSHTYAIDDFMFVFMDGSGSQIKDSLCQQLTTLQKSGVNTLYNDSPSKNVKSIDEKEAPAPAEDQKVEKDENKDSRYLNVPNSAVPSSENGKKSRFRFRGRSNSWFRRAKLLEDSQIEDVEEIYKDATDDIDSSVHSTIQVHEQEDNQEQIMDWKPSHLKNFAEMWAAKPIHYRNECIEFEKNDTYLIKVAEEVSANERFRYHFKFNKDKTLISTYYTYLNRNVPVYGKIYVSHDTICFRSLLPGSNTHMILPLVDVETCYKEQGFRFGYFVLVVVIHGHEELFFEFSTEVARDDIECIILKLLDSIYASSGEGSNLSSTSIGDVQHNPDSAKLKLFEDKINAEGFEVPLMIDENPHYKTSITPNKSYKFGLLTIGSRGDVQPYIALGKGLIKEGHQVVIITHSEFRGFVESHGIQFEEIAGNPVELMSLMVENESMNVKMLREASSKFRGWIDALLQTSWEVCNRRKFDILIESPSAMVGIHITEALQIPYFRAFTMPWTRTRAYPHAFIVPDQKRGGNYNYLTHVLFENVFWKGISGQVNKWRVETLGLGKTNLFLLQQNNVPFLYNVSPTIFPPSIDFSEWVRVTGYWFLDDKNTFTPSPEIENFILEARSKKKKLVYIGFGSIVVSNAKEMTEALIEAVVEADVYCILNKGWSERLDDKTAKKVEVDLPNNILNTGSVPHDWLFPQVDAAVHHGGSGTTGASLRAGLPTIIKPFFGDQFFYAGRVEDIGVGIALKKLNSQTLADALKVVTTNKIMKDRAGLIKKKISKEDGIKTAISAIYNELEYARSITLSKVKSSRKNEEIVDPIKLPSAETTDEAWTMI
- the MMR1 gene encoding Mmr1p (similar to Saccharomyces cerevisiae MMR1 (YLR190W); ancestral locus Anc_7.366) — protein: MNSPTMKSEQLTPKLSPMSFCLDDKKNAGSFQNLLNSPTKLKLETGSISNSLLYPTSLSKLSELSRGGRSKQRRGSDTMRSVSPIRFQFLNNTPKMLKPEYLSQTTNNLPLLSALLKNSKKTPKANTGEDGSLNPDHLNIEKTIIKQTIKDKLEQLRNAEHAVPVQNKEQKTMPLETIYYAEEPTPQEKPENSVSLYTTVPAPALENHSMPSISNGSTHYSHTEVSELPKDLNLDNLPTDKNGFVQYGPKSNNNNRYSFISSTSTDYEPEWYDGQQNISMHMPSITNTEEASCRDKSNLDIKIKQLELEITELKLQNEKLVHSMTTNRYIEERFMLEVMKDPSIQAQKSQRDIERKVKQLEKKFFNCKKVLKKLAESPTVVATSTSKTDGNSARIPCPKTRLARVSVLDLKKIEEQPDSSSGISSEEDHFATDDTDANVNEDLKNEFEESISALSTTASVQSKESRKGFQLNIPVQVDEEEK